A genomic window from Salvia miltiorrhiza cultivar Shanhuang (shh) chromosome 5, IMPLAD_Smil_shh, whole genome shotgun sequence includes:
- the LOC130985800 gene encoding arogenate dehydratase/prephenate dehydratase 1, chloroplastic — MSLASCECVIPHWDWCSKKSWPFKAAPFLGLGVDSKKTAPNFQLGFSDWRPACLNFKIRREWECSALRLRAVTPVDDEIPSTPDVAQEPTQIAPSTQFHKDLNSLPKPLSASSPSSDGTKSRVAYQGIPGAYSEAAALKAFPESETVPCDEFEAVFKAVELWLVDKAVLPIENSVGGSIHRNYDLLLRHRLNIVGEVQLIVNHCLLGLPGVRKEELKHVLSHPQALEQCEMILNKLGVTRINAVDTAVAAQMVDSEGLRETGAIASARAAAIYGLDVLDEGIQDDSDNVTRFLILAREPIIPGTEGSYKTSIVFTLEEGPGVLFKALAVFAMRDINLSKIESRPQKRRPLRVVDDSNKQGATYFDYLFYIDFEASMAEPRAQFALAHLQEFATFIRVLGCYPKDTIP; from the exons atgagtCTCGCTTCCTGTGAGTGTGTCATTCCGCATTGGGATTGGTGCAGCAAAAAATCATGGCCTTTTAAAGCCGCGCCTTTCTTGGGTTTGGGCGTTGATAGCAAGAAAACTGCCCCGAATTTTCAATTAGGATTTTCAGATTGGCGGCCTGCTTGCTTGAATTTCAAGATTCGGAGGGAATGGGAATGTTCGGCGCTGAGGCTGAGGGCAGTCACTCCTGTCGATGATGAGATCCCTTCAACTCCAGATGTTGCTCAAGAGCCCACTCAGATTGCTCCTTCAACTCAGTTTCACAAGGATTTGAACTCCCTCCCAA AACCATTGTCTGCAAGCAGTCCTTCTAGTGATGGTACAAAGTCTCGTGTTGCTTATCAG GGGATTCCAGGAGCGTATAGCGAGGCTGCTGCACTTAAAGCATTCCCAGAGAGTGAGACTGTCCCATGTGATGAATTTGAGGCCGTCTTCAAG GCAGTCGAATTGTGGTTGGTGGACAAAGCAGTACTTCCAATTGAGAATTCTGTTGGAGGAAGCATCCATCGTAATTATGACTTGCTGCTTCGTCATAGGCTTAACATAGTCGGGGAAGTTCAGTTGATTGTCAATCACTGTCTTCTAGGATTGCCTGGGGTTAGGAAGGAGGAGTTAAAGCACGTCTTGAGCCATCCACAG GCACTTGAGCAGTGTGAAATGATTCTGAACAAGTTGGGTGTTACCAGGATCAATGCAGTTGATACTGCTGTTGCCGCTCAG ATGGTAGACTCTGAAGGTCTGAGAGAGACGGGAGCAATTGCAAGTGCTCGAGCTGCAGCTATCTATGGACTTGATGTTCTTGATGAAGGAATACAG GATGATTCTGACAACGTTACCCGATTTCTGATACTTGCAAGGGAACCTATAATCCCGGGAACAGAGGGTTCTTATAAG ACTAGCATTGTCTTCACTCTGGAAGAAGGGCCTGGAGTTCTATTCAAGGCTTTGGCGGTGTTTGCTATGAGGGACATTAATTTATCAAAG ATAGAGAGCCGCCCACAGAAAAGGCGGCCATTGAGGGTTGTTGATGACTCAAACAAACAAGGTGCCAC ATACTTCGACTACCTCTTTTACATAGATTTTGAAGCTTCTATGGCAGAGCCTCGTGCCCAATTTGCACTGGCGCATCTTCAG GAGTTTGCAACGTTTATTCGGGTACTCGGTTGTTATCCAAAGGATACAATTCCGTGA